The Microbacterium sp. SORGH_AS_0862 genome has a segment encoding these proteins:
- the rpoC gene encoding DNA-directed RNA polymerase subunit beta', whose protein sequence is MLESTTFDQIRIGLATADDIRRWSFGEVKKPETINYRTLKPEKDGLFGEQIFGPSRDWECACGKYKRVRFKGIVCERCGVEVTKSSVRRERMGHIELAAPVTHIWYFKGVPSRLGYLLDMAPKDLEKVIYFAAYMVISVDEEGRHRDLPTHENNLRLEIKNLGDRRDARVAARLAALEEELATLEAEDAKADAKKKAKDAAEKEMALIRKRGDEQIAKLERVWEEFRSLEVGALKPEDEIFNELVDRFGQYFEAHMGAESIKRRLESFDLAAEADSLRLQISEGKGQRKIRAIKRLKVVNSFLSTGMSPASMVLDVVPVIPPELRPMVQLDGGRFATSDLNDLYRRVINRNNRLRRLIDLGAPEIIVNNEKRMLQEAVDALFDNGRRGRPVTGTGNRALKSLSDMLKGKQGRFRQNLLGKRVDYSGRSVIIVGPQLKLHQCGLPKQMALELFKPFVIKRLIDLGHSQNIKAAKRAVERTRPEIWDVLEEIIRERPVLLNRAPTLHRLGIQAFEPQLVEGKAIQLHPLVCAAFNADFDGDQMAVHLPLSVEAQAEARILMLASNNILKPSDGRPVTLPSQDMIIGLHHLTTVKEGAVGEGRVFGSVGEAILAKDEGTLDLQAKVRIRVPGLTFLEGEAPEGYERHGLVDASLGQAIFNDTLPKGYPFVREQADKGKLSQIVNKLAEEYPKVEVAASLDRIKDAGFYWATRSGVTVALSDVLTPPNKAEIIAGYEKQAAKVQSQYEKGLTTDAERRQELIKIWTAATDEVQAAMKSHFPADNTINRMVSSGARGNWLQIRNIAGMRGLVNNPKGEIIARPIISSYREGLSVAEYFIATHGARKGLADTALRTADSGYLTRRLVDVSQDVIIREEDCATTKGLELPIAAAGADGVLIKDANVENSVFARTLAADVVSPSGEVLAEAGSDVGDVLINRLVEGGVTSIKVRSVLTCDSAVGVCAKCYGRSLATGKVVDIGEAVGIIAAQSIGEPGTQLTMRTFHTGGSASAEDITQGLPRVQELFEARTPKGSSPIAEADGRITIEETEKQKKVILTPDNGDEPHVYPVLKRATLLVEDGQRVEVGQPLQVGTLDPKEIMRVMGAREVQKYLVGGVQGVYRSQGVPIHDKHIEVIVRQMLRKVTVVDHGDTTLLPGEMVDSRRFIDINRASVAEGKRPASGRPELMGITKASLATESWLSAASFQETTRVLTQAAMEGKSDPLVGLKENVIIGKLIPAGTGLSKYRNVTVEATEEAKSERYPNRIFASDGAYSDSDLSYVDFDSFSTDDFTPGTYN, encoded by the coding sequence GTGCTCGAATCCACCACTTTCGACCAGATCCGCATCGGGCTGGCCACGGCCGACGACATCCGTCGTTGGTCCTTCGGCGAGGTCAAGAAGCCCGAGACGATCAACTACCGCACCCTGAAGCCCGAGAAGGACGGTCTGTTCGGCGAGCAGATCTTCGGACCCTCGCGCGACTGGGAGTGCGCCTGCGGCAAGTACAAGCGTGTCCGCTTCAAGGGCATCGTCTGCGAGCGCTGCGGCGTGGAGGTCACCAAGAGCTCCGTCCGTCGTGAGCGCATGGGCCACATCGAGCTCGCCGCGCCCGTCACCCACATCTGGTACTTCAAGGGCGTCCCCTCGCGCCTGGGCTACCTGCTGGACATGGCGCCGAAGGACCTCGAGAAGGTCATCTACTTCGCCGCCTACATGGTGATCTCCGTCGATGAGGAGGGCCGCCACCGCGACCTCCCCACCCACGAGAACAACCTGCGTCTCGAGATCAAGAACCTCGGCGACCGCCGCGACGCCCGTGTGGCCGCTCGCCTGGCCGCCCTCGAGGAGGAGCTCGCGACGCTCGAGGCGGAGGACGCCAAGGCCGACGCCAAGAAGAAGGCCAAGGACGCGGCCGAGAAGGAGATGGCTCTCATCCGCAAGCGCGGTGACGAGCAGATCGCCAAGCTCGAGCGCGTCTGGGAGGAGTTCCGCTCCCTCGAGGTCGGCGCCCTGAAGCCCGAGGACGAGATCTTCAACGAGCTCGTCGACCGCTTCGGTCAGTACTTCGAGGCCCACATGGGTGCGGAGTCGATCAAGCGTCGCCTGGAGAGCTTCGACCTGGCCGCCGAGGCCGACAGCCTGCGTCTGCAGATCTCCGAGGGCAAGGGCCAGCGCAAGATCCGTGCGATCAAGCGCCTCAAGGTCGTCAACTCGTTCCTGTCGACCGGCATGTCGCCGGCGTCGATGGTCCTGGACGTCGTCCCGGTCATCCCGCCGGAGCTGCGCCCGATGGTCCAGCTCGACGGTGGCCGCTTCGCCACCAGCGACCTGAACGACCTCTACCGTCGCGTGATCAACCGCAACAACCGTCTTCGTCGTCTGATCGACCTCGGTGCCCCCGAGATCATCGTCAACAACGAGAAGCGGATGCTGCAGGAGGCCGTCGACGCGCTGTTCGACAACGGTCGTCGTGGTCGCCCGGTCACGGGTACCGGCAACCGCGCCCTCAAGTCCCTCAGCGACATGCTGAAGGGTAAGCAGGGTCGATTCCGTCAGAACCTGCTCGGCAAGCGCGTCGACTACTCCGGCCGTTCGGTCATCATCGTCGGCCCGCAGCTCAAGCTGCACCAGTGTGGCCTGCCCAAGCAGATGGCCCTGGAGCTGTTCAAGCCGTTCGTGATCAAGCGCCTGATCGACCTCGGTCACTCGCAGAACATCAAGGCCGCCAAGCGTGCCGTCGAGCGCACGCGTCCCGAGATCTGGGACGTGCTCGAGGAGATCATCCGCGAGCGTCCCGTGCTGCTCAACCGCGCTCCCACGCTGCACCGTCTGGGCATCCAGGCGTTCGAGCCGCAGCTCGTCGAGGGCAAGGCCATCCAGCTCCACCCGCTCGTGTGTGCCGCCTTCAACGCGGACTTCGACGGTGACCAGATGGCTGTGCACCTGCCGCTGTCGGTCGAGGCGCAGGCCGAGGCCCGCATCCTGATGCTCGCGTCGAACAACATCCTGAAGCCGTCGGACGGCCGCCCGGTCACCCTGCCCTCGCAGGACATGATCATCGGTCTGCACCACCTGACCACGGTCAAGGAGGGTGCCGTCGGTGAGGGCCGCGTGTTCGGTTCGGTCGGTGAGGCGATCCTGGCCAAGGACGAGGGCACCCTCGACCTGCAGGCCAAGGTCCGCATCCGCGTTCCCGGTCTGACCTTCCTCGAGGGCGAAGCCCCCGAGGGCTACGAGCGCCACGGTCTCGTGGACGCCTCGCTCGGTCAGGCGATCTTCAACGACACGCTCCCCAAGGGCTACCCGTTCGTGCGCGAACAGGCCGACAAGGGCAAGCTGTCGCAGATCGTCAACAAGCTGGCCGAGGAGTACCCCAAGGTCGAGGTAGCCGCGTCCCTGGACCGCATCAAGGACGCCGGCTTCTACTGGGCCACGCGTTCGGGTGTGACCGTTGCGCTCAGCGACGTGCTGACCCCGCCGAACAAGGCGGAGATCATCGCGGGCTACGAGAAGCAGGCCGCGAAGGTCCAGTCCCAGTACGAGAAGGGCCTCACGACCGACGCCGAGCGTCGTCAGGAGCTCATCAAGATCTGGACGGCTGCGACCGACGAGGTCCAGGCTGCGATGAAGAGCCACTTCCCGGCCGACAACACCATCAACCGGATGGTGAGCTCGGGCGCCCGTGGTAACTGGCTGCAGATCCGTAACATCGCGGGTATGCGTGGTCTGGTGAACAACCCGAAGGGTGAGATCATCGCCCGCCCGATCATCTCCTCGTACCGCGAGGGTCTGAGCGTGGCCGAGTACTTCATCGCGACCCACGGTGCCCGTAAGGGTCTCGCCGACACCGCTCTGCGTACCGCCGACTCGGGTTACCTGACGCGTCGACTCGTCGACGTGTCGCAGGACGTCATCATCCGCGAGGAGGACTGCGCCACGACCAAGGGTCTGGAGCTGCCCATCGCCGCCGCGGGTGCCGACGGGGTGCTCATCAAGGACGCCAACGTCGAGAACTCGGTGTTCGCCCGTACGCTCGCCGCGGACGTGGTCAGCCCGAGCGGCGAGGTTCTCGCCGAGGCCGGTTCGGATGTGGGCGACGTGCTCATCAACCGCCTGGTCGAGGGCGGCGTCACCTCCATCAAGGTGCGCTCGGTCCTGACCTGCGACTCCGCCGTCGGTGTGTGCGCGAAGTGCTACGGCCGCTCGCTCGCGACCGGCAAGGTCGTCGACATCGGCGAGGCCGTCGGCATCATCGCGGCCCAGTCGATCGGTGAGCCCGGTACCCAGCTGACGATGCGTACCTTCCACACCGGTGGTTCGGCGTCGGCCGAGGACATCACGCAGGGTCTGCCCCGCGTGCAGGAGCTCTTCGAGGCGCGTACCCCCAAGGGTTCCTCGCCCATCGCAGAGGCCGACGGACGCATCACGATCGAAGAGACTGAGAAGCAGAAGAAGGTCATCCTCACGCCCGACAACGGTGACGAGCCGCACGTCTACCCCGTGCTCAAGCGCGCCACCCTGCTCGTCGAGGACGGCCAGCGCGTCGAGGTCGGTCAGCCCCTCCAGGTCGGCACGCTCGACCCGAAGGAGATCATGCGCGTCATGGGCGCCCGCGAGGTGCAGAAGTACCTCGTCGGCGGTGTCCAGGGCGTGTACCGGTCGCAGGGTGTCCCGATCCACGACAAGCACATCGAGGTCATCGTCCGCCAGATGCTGCGCAAGGTCACCGTGGTCGACCACGGCGACACCACGCTGCTGCCCGGCGAGATGGTCGACTCGCGTCGCTTCATCGACATCAACCGCGCATCCGTCGCCGAGGGCAAGCGCCCCGCGTCGGGCCGCCCGGAGCTGATGGGTATCACGAAGGCCTCGCTCGCGACCGAGTCGTGGCTGTCGGCCGCTTCCTTCCAGGAGACGACCCGCGTTCTGACGCAGGCCGCGATGGAGGGCAAGAGCGACCCGCTCGTGGGCCTGAAGGAGAACGTGATCATCGGAAAGCTGATCCCCGCGGGGACCGGCCTGTCGAAGTACCGCAACGTCACGGTCGAGGCGACCGAAGAGGCCAAGAGCGAGCGGTACCCCAACCGCATCTTCGCCTCGGACGGTGCGTACAGCGACTCCGACCTGAGCTACGTCGACTTCGACAGCTTCTCGACGGACGACTTCACGCCCGGGACCTACAACTGA
- a CDS encoding alpha/beta fold hydrolase: MQLAVRSAGSGARTAILIHGIMSDSRAWHRVSDDLEAAGFRVLAVDLAGHGRSPRSRSYSPTAWAEDVIETLEPMLEHAPDLIVGHSLGALVASIVAERLAPRAAVYVDPAFAFPRGVRGLAYKLAFALAPKPRRGMLRRMNPGWSAQDIDLELASLQAWDKRTILGLADTRALVAPRRPRQPSLVVLAEKSLLITRTVAAAMRGDGLTVTVLQGAGHTVFRDDHAGFMGLVHGWIAAHVPART, encoded by the coding sequence ATGCAGCTCGCCGTTCGTTCCGCAGGCTCCGGTGCGCGCACCGCGATCCTCATCCACGGCATCATGTCCGACTCGCGGGCGTGGCATCGCGTGAGCGACGACCTCGAGGCGGCCGGCTTCCGCGTGCTCGCCGTCGACCTCGCCGGACACGGGCGGAGTCCTCGGTCCCGCAGCTACTCGCCGACCGCCTGGGCCGAGGACGTCATCGAGACGCTGGAGCCGATGCTGGAGCACGCTCCGGATCTGATCGTCGGGCATTCCCTCGGAGCGCTCGTGGCGAGCATCGTGGCCGAGCGGCTCGCGCCCCGTGCAGCCGTCTACGTGGACCCCGCCTTCGCCTTCCCGCGGGGAGTGCGCGGACTCGCGTACAAGCTCGCCTTCGCCCTCGCCCCCAAGCCGCGTCGGGGGATGCTGCGGCGCATGAACCCCGGCTGGAGCGCGCAGGACATCGACCTCGAGCTGGCGTCGCTGCAGGCCTGGGACAAACGCACGATCCTCGGCCTCGCCGACACCCGTGCCCTCGTCGCGCCGCGTCGGCCTCGGCAGCCGAGTCTCGTCGTGCTGGCCGAGAAGAGCCTGCTGATCACACGCACCGTCGCCGCCGCCATGCGCGGCGACGGGCTCACCGTGACGGTGCTGCAGGGGGCCGGCCACACCGTCTTCCGCGACGACCACGCGGGGTTCATGGGACTCGTCCACGGCTGGATCGCCGCTCACGTGCCCGCCCGCACCTGA
- a CDS encoding ABC transporter has product MTEQKTPSAGEPVEEPNVVVDDVVGNANEALADAEAAQRTATGEQEVASERVVEEDVVVVETPTADGERVVEEVVVTETATDQARADDDVPWYDRPETVPMDPEPAATTAIPAAAEATTVTPVAASEPVYGAAAAQPIFVQAPEAPRPRGNRGAAGAIGLVAALAFAVLSFGVLFAFGYFYGGLGTVENDPAELALTLIGSWTFWMPVVVFYLGFWFLGAILNRARWAHWVIWGLLVGVAAYAGSLLGILFQAPFWELTARQGAELMQVSLFSPLPILAFVLGRELTVWFGAWVAARGRRVTALNDEAQREYERTLEAGPQLHQV; this is encoded by the coding sequence ATGACCGAGCAGAAGACGCCCTCGGCCGGCGAACCCGTGGAGGAGCCGAACGTCGTCGTGGACGACGTCGTGGGCAACGCGAACGAGGCCCTGGCCGACGCGGAGGCCGCTCAGCGCACGGCGACCGGAGAGCAGGAGGTCGCCTCGGAGCGTGTCGTCGAGGAGGACGTGGTGGTCGTCGAGACGCCGACCGCCGACGGCGAGCGTGTCGTCGAGGAGGTCGTCGTGACCGAGACGGCGACCGACCAGGCCCGTGCCGACGACGACGTCCCCTGGTACGACCGCCCGGAGACCGTCCCCATGGACCCGGAGCCTGCTGCCACGACAGCGATTCCGGCCGCCGCCGAAGCGACGACGGTGACGCCGGTCGCCGCGTCCGAGCCGGTCTACGGTGCTGCTGCGGCTCAGCCGATCTTCGTGCAGGCGCCCGAGGCTCCCCGCCCGCGCGGCAACCGCGGCGCCGCGGGTGCGATCGGCCTGGTCGCCGCCCTTGCCTTCGCCGTCCTGTCGTTCGGCGTGCTCTTCGCGTTCGGTTACTTCTACGGCGGTCTGGGAACCGTCGAGAACGACCCCGCCGAGCTCGCCCTCACCCTGATCGGCTCGTGGACGTTCTGGATGCCGGTGGTCGTCTTCTACCTCGGCTTCTGGTTCCTCGGCGCGATCCTCAACCGTGCGCGCTGGGCTCACTGGGTCATCTGGGGCCTGCTCGTCGGCGTCGCCGCCTACGCGGGCTCCCTTCTCGGCATCCTGTTCCAGGCGCCGTTCTGGGAGTTGACCGCTCGCCAGGGGGCGGAGCTCATGCAGGTCTCGCTGTTCTCCCCGCTGCCGATCCTCGCGTTCGTGCTCGGTCGTGAGCTGACGGTGTGGTTCGGCGCGTGGGTCGCCGCCCGCGGACGCCGCGTCACCGCGCTCAACGACGAAGCGCAGCGCGAGTACGAGCGCACCCTCGAAGCG